In the Podospora pseudocomata strain CBS 415.72m chromosome 5, whole genome shotgun sequence genome, one interval contains:
- a CDS encoding hypothetical protein (EggNog:ENOG503P0KY; COG:T), with the protein MGDHSPRQDSHRSRSTKHDRNREPRDGAEGRKSKHREEDTERGSSYRTRSRERGHRRRSRSPTGRDRSRDRDRDRERRRERDGHRDRDRDHRSHRDRSAERDSRKPRDDGDSGNSGRERRRRHRSSEGRHSPSRPSAPREARSDSQRNLVKHRGPLPSQDDSFAVSNGGEPEKPKEKPNFGNSGALAAASNSVTQADGTTITLKYHEPAEARKPSPRDEWKLFVFKGEEIVDTIDLGSRSCWLVGREQAVVDLLAEHPSISKQHAVIQFRYAEKRNEFGDKIGRVKPYLIDLESANGTMLNGDKIPESRYLELRNKDMVQFGSSTREYVLMLAPRA; encoded by the coding sequence ATGGGCGACCACTCTCCAAGACAAGATAGCCACAGGTCGCGTTCGACAAAGCACGACAGGAACAGGGAGCCAAGAGACGGCGCCGAAGGCCGCAAAAGTAAGCATCGGGAAGAAGACACAGAGAGAGGCAGCAGCTACCGAACACGATCTCGCGAGCGCGGACATAGACGGCGCTCAAGGTCGCCAACAGGTCGGGATCGCTCAAGAGACAGAGATAGAGACAgggaaaggagaagggaaagggatggCCACAGAGATCGGGACCGAGATCACCGCAGCCACAGGGACAGGAGTGCGGAACGAGACAGCAGGAAGCCACGCGACGATGGCGACTCGGGTAATAGCGGCAGAGAACGTCGGAGGCGCCATCGTAGTTCAGAGGGTCGACATTCACCCTCACGGCCGAGCGCGCCGCGCGAGGCAAGGTCGGATAGCCAGCGAAATCTTGTCAAACATCGTGGCCCCTTGCCCTCCCAGGATGACTCTTTTGCAGTCAGTAACGGCGGCGAGCCTGAGAAGCCCAAGGAAAAGCCCAACTTCGGCAACTCGGGCGCCCTGGCTGCTGCTTCCAACTCGGTGACCCAAGCGGACGGAACGACCATCACCCTAAAATACCATGAACCAGCAGAGGCACGGAAACCTTCACCACGCGACGAGTGGAAGCTGTTTGTTTTCAAGGGCGAAGAGATTGTTGATACTATCGATCTTGGCAGTCGCAGCTGCTGGCTAGTTGGGAGGGAGCAAGCCGTTGTCGATCTTCTTGCCGAACATCCAAGCATCAGCAAGCAGCATGCCGTTATTCAGTTCCGATACGCCGAGAAGCGGAACGAGTTTGGCGACAAGATTGGCCGGGTGAAACCATACCTGATAGACCTCGAGAGCGCCAATGGCACCATGCTCAACGGCGACAAGATCCCAGAGAGTCGCTATTTGGAGCTACGGAATAAGGACATGGTTCAGTTCGGCTCCAGCACCAGGGAATACGTTCTCATGCTTGCGCCAAGGGCATAA